In the genome of Desulfovibrio desulfuricans, one region contains:
- a CDS encoding tetratricopeptide repeat protein, with amino-acid sequence MEMEGLLCEQLSSFLSFSGHALYFPTSRAPEEPQLLTRERRLLLPLRRNDSQLGVFMLHGVKAREARPLLPFLPAILALGLENLARAKAMRTDAVTGLATEQALFAHMENAAERLRAYLEEPGAEESGPAPLHWLCMGLVLLRLSNGQSVVRRGGHAFAEKYFRSLADACREALPSDVLAARVGRWEMALLFPASGRGACHKLARAALSRMEAVRMPYPVVQKAVRPRLCAGHALYPQDMRGTELHLAMYDQARLCMDRARLAADVAGQEADGADAVESRIMPFARILQEGGMVLESLPLGRLRLSIGRQAKAREGMRFALWGRGDGSSPRYKGELVLLHTRDTDSVAEVMHLVDITCQPEVGDRLTLLGETPVLSPDLDEHDLTGALGPIAGAAAAAVRGRGEGGALAQAGPRPECAGGLCGHGDFLNRFAQEAERRSRFALCLLRLEPGSAETADIEGTQAAPAPQDMVAENANRQGLVDTALSVWRAALEKAQGAQTDCAAVASPLAGRYGSNSLVFFHPDVEAQALVPLYEEVCGALTGQGTLAAAGLAGYPFLQFSRGEMPDCALKALEYALLLPEPKVGVCNSLALNISADRRYSLGDVFGAVEEYKLALLADEDNAMAWNSLGVCMAALGRQHEARRHFMEARRRGPDTALAEQIYYNLGTVCQGLGEKRAAAQYYRQCVKISPEHLFAHIRLGQLCEQGGRRAEARRFYEKAATLEDARPSGPSLARRHLARVAVRQRKGGEARELLHEALVRNPQDAASMLLLANIYLDSNEDPAMAELLARKSVGLHDRPEAWQALARALRKLGREEEARVAEAKAVLS; translated from the coding sequence ATGGAAATGGAAGGTCTGTTGTGCGAACAACTGTCTTCGTTTCTGTCTTTTTCGGGGCATGCCCTGTACTTTCCCACCAGTCGCGCGCCCGAAGAGCCGCAGCTTCTGACGCGCGAGCGGCGGCTGCTGCTGCCGCTGCGTCGCAACGACAGCCAGCTGGGCGTGTTTATGCTGCACGGGGTCAAGGCACGCGAGGCAAGGCCCCTGTTGCCGTTTTTGCCCGCCATTCTGGCTTTGGGGCTGGAAAATCTGGCCCGGGCCAAGGCCATGCGCACTGATGCGGTTACGGGGCTTGCCACGGAACAGGCGCTTTTTGCCCATATGGAAAACGCCGCCGAGCGCCTGCGGGCTTATCTGGAGGAGCCCGGCGCGGAAGAAAGCGGCCCCGCGCCTCTGCACTGGCTGTGCATGGGGCTTGTGCTGTTGCGGCTGTCCAATGGGCAGTCGGTGGTTCGGCGCGGCGGGCACGCCTTTGCGGAAAAGTATTTCAGATCTCTGGCCGATGCCTGTCGCGAGGCCCTGCCCTCTGACGTGCTGGCCGCCCGCGTGGGTCGCTGGGAGATGGCTCTGCTGTTTCCGGCCAGCGGGCGTGGGGCCTGCCACAAGCTGGCGCGGGCCGCGCTCTCGCGCATGGAAGCCGTGCGCATGCCGTACCCGGTGGTGCAAAAGGCCGTGAGGCCGCGCCTGTGCGCCGGTCATGCGCTGTATCCGCAAGATATGCGCGGCACAGAGCTGCATCTGGCCATGTACGATCAGGCCCGGCTGTGCATGGACCGCGCGAGGCTTGCGGCGGATGTGGCCGGGCAGGAGGCTGACGGCGCGGACGCCGTCGAAAGCCGCATCATGCCCTTTGCCCGCATATTGCAGGAGGGCGGCATGGTGCTGGAATCCTTGCCGCTGGGGCGCTTGCGCCTCAGTATCGGGCGGCAGGCCAAGGCGCGCGAGGGGATGCGTTTTGCCCTTTGGGGCAGGGGCGACGGCAGCTCGCCGCGCTACAAGGGCGAGCTTGTGCTGTTGCACACCCGTGATACGGATTCTGTGGCCGAAGTGATGCATCTCGTGGATATAACCTGTCAGCCGGAGGTGGGCGACAGGCTTACCCTGCTTGGCGAGACCCCTGTGCTGAGCCCGGACCTTGACGAGCACGACCTGACTGGCGCTCTCGGGCCCATCGCGGGAGCTGCGGCTGCTGCCGTGCGCGGCAGGGGCGAGGGCGGCGCGTTGGCGCAGGCCGGGCCTCGGCCGGAATGCGCGGGCGGCCTGTGCGGCCACGGCGATTTTTTGAACCGGTTTGCCCAGGAGGCGGAACGGCGCAGCCGTTTTGCCCTGTGCCTGCTGCGGCTTGAGCCGGGCAGCGCCGAAACTGCCGATATAGAAGGGACGCAGGCCGCGCCCGCGCCGCAGGATATGGTTGCGGAAAACGCAAACCGGCAGGGCCTTGTGGACACGGCCCTGAGCGTTTGGCGTGCGGCGCTGGAAAAAGCGCAGGGGGCGCAGACCGACTGCGCCGCCGTAGCCTCGCCGCTGGCCGGGCGCTACGGCAGCAACAGCCTGGTGTTTTTTCATCCCGATGTGGAGGCGCAGGCCCTTGTGCCCCTGTATGAGGAGGTATGCGGGGCACTGACCGGGCAAGGCACGCTGGCCGCTGCCGGGTTGGCCGGGTATCCTTTTTTGCAGTTCAGCCGGGGTGAAATGCCCGACTGCGCCCTGAAGGCGCTGGAATACGCCTTGCTGCTGCCCGAACCCAAGGTGGGGGTGTGCAACTCGCTGGCGCTTAACATCAGCGCCGACCGGCGCTACAGTTTGGGCGACGTGTTTGGCGCTGTCGAGGAGTACAAGCTTGCGCTGTTGGCCGACGAGGACAACGCCATGGCCTGGAATTCGCTTGGCGTGTGCATGGCGGCCCTTGGGCGGCAGCACGAGGCCCGGCGGCACTTTATGGAAGCCCGTCGCCGAGGGCCGGATACCGCGCTGGCCGAGCAGATTTACTACAACCTGGGCACCGTCTGTCAGGGGCTGGGTGAAAAACGGGCTGCGGCGCAGTATTACCGGCAGTGCGTCAAAATTTCGCCCGAGCATCTGTTTGCGCACATCCGTTTGGGGCAGCTGTGCGAGCAGGGCGGCAGACGGGCCGAAGCACGCCGTTTTTACGAAAAAGCCGCAACGCTTGAGGATGCCCGCCCCAGCGGGCCAAGCCTTGCCCGCAGGCATCTTGCGCGTGTTGCCGTGCGCCAGCGCAAGGGCGGCGAGGCCCGCGAACTGCTGCATGAGGCCCTGGTTCGCAATCCTCAGGACGCCGCCTCCATGCTGCTGCTGGCCAATATCTATCTGGACAGCAACGAAGACCCCGCCATGGCCGAGCTGCTGGCCCGCAAGAGCGTCGGCCTGCACGACAGGCCCGAAGCCTGGCAGGCTCTTGCCCGCGCCCTGCGCAAACTGGGACGGGAGGAGGAGGCGCGGGTGGCCGAGGCCAAGGCCGTGCTCTCGTAA
- a CDS encoding MBL fold metallo-hydrolase, with protein MPVATFPLGPLQTNSYLIHSGKQAVAVDVGGDPAPMLEYLSTHGLTLAAICITHRHFDHVYGVAELREATDAPVFISTDDDCLAGTESAQGGLWGFPSVTPYPAQPMPAGKTSFGGMECEVLATPGHTPGGVSLYFADENLVFSGDALFYRSIGRTDFPGGDHEGLLRSVTQVLFKLPDDTVVYPGHGPSTTIGDEKKSNPFCGEFTL; from the coding sequence ATGCCCGTTGCGACTTTTCCCCTCGGCCCATTGCAGACCAACAGCTACCTCATCCACAGCGGCAAGCAGGCTGTTGCCGTTGACGTGGGCGGCGATCCGGCCCCCATGCTCGAATATCTGAGCACGCACGGTTTGACGCTGGCTGCCATCTGCATCACCCACCGCCATTTTGACCATGTGTACGGCGTGGCCGAGCTGCGCGAGGCAACAGACGCGCCCGTTTTTATCAGCACAGACGACGACTGTCTTGCGGGGACGGAATCCGCGCAGGGCGGCCTGTGGGGTTTTCCTTCCGTTACGCCCTACCCGGCGCAGCCCATGCCCGCAGGCAAGACCTCGTTTGGCGGTATGGAATGTGAAGTGCTGGCCACACCCGGGCATACGCCGGGGGGTGTCTCTCTGTATTTTGCCGATGAAAACCTTGTTTTTAGCGGCGATGCGCTGTTTTACCGCTCCATTGGCCGCACGGATTTTCCCGGCGGCGATCACGAGGGCCTGCTGCGTTCAGTGACGCAAGTGCTTTTCAAGCTGCCGGACGACACGGTTGTCTATCCCGGTCACGGGCCCTCCACCACCATTGGCGATGAGAAAAAAAGCAATCCTTTTTGTGGTGAATTCACGCTATGA
- a CDS encoding flavodoxin family protein yields the protein MNNILVLQCSPHAGGVSDAVADLFAAGMAEAGADLRTAALRDYAFSPCTGCGGCARPPHNCILARRPLPGLGGGCAPMDQAEEVFQMISEAQMIMISSPIYFYFLPAHFKALIDRTQRFWAQQGGEDRVALPLSRTKPVLVAMTAGRRRGNLLFSGSLLSLKYFLAPLGAGIRETRLLRGLESLKDLHERPAVMAALHAWGHDWGHRLATEQSPIYELPQALPPDMGKP from the coding sequence ATGAACAACATCCTGGTGCTACAGTGCAGCCCCCATGCGGGCGGAGTTTCTGATGCCGTTGCTGACCTTTTTGCCGCCGGCATGGCAGAAGCGGGCGCCGACCTGCGCACTGCAGCACTTCGAGATTATGCCTTTTCGCCCTGTACGGGCTGCGGCGGCTGCGCCAGGCCGCCGCACAATTGCATTCTGGCCAGGCGACCCCTTCCCGGTCTCGGCGGCGGATGCGCGCCCATGGATCAGGCGGAAGAAGTCTTTCAGATGATCAGCGAGGCGCAGATGATCATGATTTCTTCCCCCATCTATTTTTATTTTTTGCCCGCGCACTTCAAGGCGCTTATCGACAGAACGCAGCGCTTCTGGGCGCAGCAGGGCGGCGAAGACCGCGTTGCCCTGCCGCTCTCGCGCACCAAACCCGTGCTTGTGGCCATGACTGCCGGGCGGCGGCGTGGCAACCTGCTGTTTTCCGGCTCGCTGCTTTCGCTCAAGTATTTTCTGGCGCCGCTTGGGGCGGGCATACGCGAAACCCGCCTGCTGCGCGGGCTTGAATCGCTCAAAGACCTGCACGAGCGCCCCGCAGTGATGGCTGCCTTGCACGCCTGGGGGCACGACTGGGGTCACAGGCTGGCTACGGAGCAGTCCCCCATTTATGAACTGCCGCAGGCTCTGCCCCCCGATATGGGCAAGCCCTGA
- a CDS encoding ComF family protein, which produces MPSRSTPLQHRRTGFFGQRPLGLAASLAAWLARWQNLLGLAQNRCVHCLRPFSAPDAALYESAAAPASVYAPMSAPAAETRLCPDCLTLLAPYVGPHCPRCGLPPANPHEGNVVCGACLQNPPPWSGIAFHGLYRGALRHTLLRLKFDGHLYLAPLLGGFLLDAVGCLPRPDVIIAVPQHPEHLRRRGYNQAHELAKALHGLSGVPLGTRMLARPVPGKEQEQLNAMARRSNVQHSFAAEPAVNGLRVWLVDDVLTTGSTMAAAARALLAGGAARVDAVFAARTPLNSAPQPTDVQSTPPCRTSTT; this is translated from the coding sequence ATGCCGTCTCGCAGTACGCCGCTGCAGCACCGCCGTACCGGTTTTTTTGGCCAGCGGCCCCTGGGGTTGGCCGCCTCGCTGGCGGCATGGCTGGCCCGCTGGCAAAACCTGCTTGGCCTCGCGCAAAACCGCTGCGTGCACTGTCTGCGCCCCTTTTCTGCCCCTGACGCCGCGCTGTACGAGTCCGCAGCTGCTCCTGCATCTGTTTATGCGCCCATGTCCGCTCCCGCTGCCGAAACGCGGCTCTGTCCCGACTGCCTTACCCTGCTCGCCCCATACGTCGGCCCCCACTGCCCCCGTTGCGGCCTGCCGCCTGCCAACCCGCATGAGGGCAATGTGGTCTGCGGCGCCTGTTTGCAAAATCCTCCGCCGTGGAGCGGCATCGCTTTTCACGGGCTATACAGGGGCGCCCTGCGCCATACCCTGCTGCGACTCAAATTTGACGGGCATTTGTACCTTGCACCGCTGTTGGGCGGGTTTCTTCTTGATGCCGTCGGCTGCCTGCCGCGCCCTGATGTGATAATCGCCGTGCCGCAGCACCCTGAACATCTGCGCCGCAGGGGGTATAATCAGGCGCACGAGCTGGCCAAGGCGCTGCACGGTCTTTCGGGTGTGCCGCTGGGCACGCGGATGCTTGCCCGGCCCGTGCCCGGCAAAGAACAGGAACAGCTCAACGCCATGGCACGGCGGAGCAACGTGCAGCACAGTTTTGCCGCCGAGCCCGCCGTCAACGGGCTGCGCGTGTGGCTGGTGGACGACGTCTTGACCACGGGCAGCACCATGGCCGCTGCGGCGCGGGCCCTGCTTGCAGGCGGCGCTGCGCGGGTGGATGCTGTTTTTGCAGCACGAACGCCTCTCAACAGCGCCCCGCAACCGACGGATGTGCAATCCACTCCGCCATGTCGCACAAGCACCACATGA
- a CDS encoding DUF4198 domain-containing protein encodes MPSAHCSCHRGFLKHRTAAVAALWAFFACLVFTASAQAQVTLLVPSQPSVEAPSPRPKQDVPAKREDKKDEKRPQEAKAATGKADQPADSSAKQPEQPAAADSKPAPNSDASPAEAPAKPEQTQAAAPAAASAPAEAQINEELDVLITMMRPFQYEGLVMDMPQMFAVLRYDSATPIKDGVAQPERRDLLGDLEEIRYLNQKAWGANVALTKPGLYQFIIEGRPWWDAAHGRFLQHYVKTTLPVYGVERGWSLPVGQRFEIVPLARPFGLTAPAMFSGVVLMDGKPLPAASVRMARINTEKRSVPTSWHEDIAARTNNKGEFAFVLNQPGWWCCMASIPGDPLKGPDGQPKPLQLGALFWLYVDSPASETRKR; translated from the coding sequence ATGCCCAGCGCACACTGTTCCTGTCATCGGGGTTTTTTAAAGCACAGAACTGCCGCCGTTGCGGCACTATGGGCTTTTTTTGCCTGCCTGGTCTTTACCGCCAGCGCGCAGGCGCAGGTAACCCTGCTTGTCCCCAGCCAGCCGAGCGTTGAAGCTCCCTCACCCCGTCCAAAGCAGGATGTCCCTGCCAAGCGTGAAGACAAAAAGGACGAAAAACGCCCGCAGGAGGCCAAGGCCGCCACGGGCAAGGCTGACCAGCCCGCCGACTCCAGCGCAAAGCAGCCGGAGCAGCCTGCTGCGGCGGACAGCAAGCCCGCGCCCAACAGCGACGCAAGCCCGGCTGAAGCCCCTGCCAAGCCGGAACAGACCCAAGCCGCAGCACCTGCTGCAGCCTCCGCACCCGCTGAAGCCCAGATCAATGAAGAACTGGACGTGCTCATAACCATGATGCGCCCCTTTCAGTATGAAGGGCTGGTCATGGATATGCCGCAGATGTTTGCAGTACTGCGATACGACAGCGCCACGCCCATCAAGGACGGTGTTGCGCAGCCCGAACGGCGCGACCTGCTGGGGGACCTGGAAGAAATACGCTACCTCAACCAGAAGGCCTGGGGAGCCAATGTGGCTCTGACCAAACCCGGACTTTACCAGTTTATCATCGAAGGACGCCCCTGGTGGGATGCTGCGCACGGACGTTTTTTGCAGCACTATGTCAAAACCACGCTTCCGGTTTACGGCGTTGAACGCGGCTGGAGCCTGCCTGTGGGCCAGCGCTTTGAAATTGTTCCGCTTGCACGCCCGTTTGGGCTCACTGCACCCGCCATGTTTTCGGGCGTGGTGCTTATGGACGGCAAGCCGCTGCCCGCCGCCTCTGTGCGCATGGCGCGCATAAATACCGAAAAACGCTCCGTGCCGACCTCATGGCATGAGGATATCGCGGCCCGCACCAACAACAAGGGCGAATTTGCCTTTGTGCTCAACCAGCCCGGCTGGTGGTGCTGCATGGCCAGCATACCCGGCGACCCGCTTAAAGGCCCCGACGGCCAGCCCAAGCCCCTGCAGCTTGGGGCGCTGTTCTGGCTGTACGTGGACAGCCCCGCGAGCGAAACCCGCAAGCGTTAG